Below is a genomic region from Betta splendens chromosome 8, fBetSpl5.4, whole genome shotgun sequence.
GTTCCTTGGCAGGGGAGCTCTCGTCCCCCCCTCCCcttgtgtctgtcagtcagtctgacaACAGGCTAACACCGTGGTCACTTCACAGACAACGtcccatccactctgcagaacCGGCTTCTCATCCTACAATCCCCAGTGGCATCATCAGAAcccattttgtgtgtgtgtgtgtgtgtgtgtgtgtgtgtgtgtgtgtgtgtgtgtgtgtccgtccccTCTTGTCACTCCCGCTCTTTTCCCACTAAGCGCCTGCCAGCTCTCTGTGTTTGCTGGCTGACAGGACCCAAGGAGAGACGATTGTTCTCCACGTACCCAGAGACCCTTCCCTGCCAAGTCTGGGATGAGATCCCTTCTATAGTGCTAACTCCTCACAGTTGGGCATctcacagcaaaacacacactatTACTGCTCTGGGTGGGAGGGTGATAGCACGCGAAAAGTCAGTCAGAGGTCTGTTTTACACTAACGCTCAAAGAGTCCTGCTTTAGACTAATTAACtcctttttaaaaattaaagtaaGTAAGTTGACAAAATGAATAAACTAACTCAAAGCAAACGTTTGGTGAATAATTCTCCCGATTTACATTAGTTTTTTTCTGATGCACAGGAATAATCTGCCCTTCTTCAAGGTCAAATTTGAATTTTTTAGCACGTTGGGATTTTTTCTTATGCGCTCGTGTTAATAAAATGAGCCTAACTTCAACACACACTTGGTTCAAGGTCATCGAAGCTCAGGAGTGAACTTATTTGTCTATGAAACATTATTCTGCTTGTCTTCATCACATCCGAGTGCGAAGGATCTTGTTGAGGAAAAGAGTTCCGTGCTCGTCCGGCCTCTTGGCTTCAAGTTTGGAGAGGCTGAGCCGCGGCCGTGATGGATGGAGCAGGTCACCCCTGTGACTGCAGGGGAGGCGGGCTCCCGGAGATTAAAGGTGACGGAGAGGTGGCGAGATGGAGGGATGCGGGAGACggaggagatgaaaggagagGGGAGCGCTGCGGAGGTCGTCCGGGGGGTGATCAGTGAGCTGGATGCGATGCCATCTGACAGGTCCAGCTGGGAGACTGCCCGCCCCCCAGCGCTGCAAACTGGTCAATATGGAGGCCAATTACTGCTGCCCATGTGACCAGGGCATCATCCAACCCTATCATaacacaggcgcacgcacatGTGCCATCTGTGCAGACCGGCGACGAGCCTCGCCGCAGCCCCTCCTCGGATCCAGTCGCACGGCCGTGCGCGCACCTACTTAACCTCCTaaacgggccgggccgggccgcgccccgccgccgccggaCCCGGCTAGGAGCTGCCGGACGGGTCAAGAAGACGTTCCGCTCCGACCGCCCGATCGAGCTCTTCTCCCCCACTGCGAACGCCAACATCTGGCAGCACCCACACCCCCCCGCGAAGCCTATCTGGCCACCGGCCAAAGGCCTGAGACCTACCTGGCGCTCGCCCGGgtctccacctctgcctctgctgcctccctacccgcaccccccccacacacacaaacacaccccaccccccaccgctccttcctcctcccgaAGCCCCTGTTTCTCCCTCGGCAGGACCTCCAGCGGCAGCTTCTGCTCGTCTTCTGCCCCGCTGCCCGCGCTGCACCGCGCCCCATTGTGTGATGACAAACAGATGTTGTGGAATTTCCTGTGGACGGCCTGCCAGTGCGGACCCTGGCAGGCGCGCTGCACGATTGTTTCCTCTCAACATGTGTGTCAGTCTAGGTTATTAGTTTATGTTCATGGACATACATTGTTctgagtttatttatttattttcttgttaTAATCAAGGCTGTGTCTGTTTCAACTGTGACtgtctcatgtttttttttccaatcaaGGACAGATTGCAAATAATCACAATTTCCTGACcagatcaccccccccccccacacacacacacacttcttaaATACCTTTATTGCTCACATATTTTTTCCATATTACCGTCTCATATATGCAACGGGCGCTTATTATTGTAGCTAGACGTTAATTGGAATTCACACCATAATACTTGTGACATTTTGATAATCGCACTATTGACTGTTATGTCGGACAAACACTTGATTTTTTTCCTACCAAGTTGAGTGAGAAAAAGAGTGGGCATGAACATGATAATTTAAACAGCGAGATTCATTCACTCACTTTTCATCCTGAGTGGAGCACACAGTGTCACTGGAAGTTTTTTCTAAGTAAGACTGCTTAAGAGTGACTGCGGCTCCAAGTTTctgaaaagatttttatttgttGAATTATCCTAAGCAAATGATCAAAAGATGGAtgaagatgaataaaaaaatatatctgACGCTTTAAACGACGGAATTTACCTGTGACTTCCCttatattgaattattatttgtGTTGCTTAAACAAATTTATCAAAACAAGTTACgttgtagtaataataaataaagacgCCGGCGCACGGTGCCCATGCATGAGGAACCAACCTGCTTTGAGGCTTTGTAGTTCATGTGCGTTCAAAGCCAGAAATGTTTTCACTACGTCGCGTCTATTAACAGTATATTTCAGGAAACTAGTAGTTTACCAATTAACACGCTGGGTCATTAACgaaaatacccccccccccctttggaATGGCAACAGCAGGACTTTAATAAAGTCAAAATGAGAGTTTTTGTTGCCCGtctacgtctgtgtgtgtgtgtgtgtgtgtgtgtgtgtgtgtgtgtgtgtgtgcggagccCAAGGTCACCACCTGTAAGACCTGTTAACAACCGCGGTTTAATTCTACGGGCGTGACACAGTCTTTCCTTCAGTCCAGGAGCTCAtgtacaacacaacacagagcgAAATATGCATATTCATAGGACAACTCTCCACAAAAATGCGTtactgctgagtgtgtgtgtgtgtgtgtgtgtgtgtgtgtgtgtgtgtgtgtgtgtgtgtgtgtgtgtgtgtgtgtgtgtggtgtgaaggGTTACTCGGGATGAGCGCTCTCGTTTTTAAACGTCCTGGATAATGAACAGATGCTGCAAAAATTAGGAAAGAAACATGGACTCCTCCCAGCAGTGCCACTTTGGCCCGGTGAACTGGCACACTGGCGCACGCGCTGGGTTGTCCTCTCCGgagctcctggtgctgctgctggggaacATTAAGGGACTTGGCACGGCTCTCCTTCGACAGCCTGCcagcctctctccctcgctctctccggACCattgaggaagaggaggcggcggtggtGTGGGCTGCTCGGGGAGTATTTTGATAGATGTCCTCTCCCACTGCTGGCTGATTTCACTTTTGGACTCCCTCCTTCAGAGATGCGAGCaactttttttcctttgctgatgcAGCCAAAACGCACAGAGGCCTAAAACTAACACAAAGTGGAACACAAAAGCAGAGTAGGCCTCGGGGTTTCTTCAGGGAGTTGAAACGTACAGGACTGTGTTTTATTCCCTCCAGGGACGTTCAGTCCCAGTGAACGCACTCTCAGGTAGAAGACGCTGCCAAATGGAACATGTTGTGTGTAATTTGATGCAGTGGTTTAACCTAAAAATGTGGGTCGtttaattttttaaacaaaaaagcCCCACTGCCAGTAAAACAGTACTAATACCCCAATTAATAATTAACTTATAAAAAATATTCACACAATTTTCAGCCAAGTGCCCCAAGTCTTTATGcattactgttttattttatattacagGTGTacaaaacgaaaaaaaaaacgtcacaGTCTTAATTAGATTCAAGTATTTTGATATTCTATAAATACAATTTAGCATTGAACTAAGATCGTTTATTGTTTTGTGACTTAAGACaaatttttcattttacttcattttcgtttaaaaaaaattaaaataaatcaatgcagagaaaaaaccccaaaacaaaacaaccagcTTGTATTTTTACGTAATTGTTCTTTTAAAGACTGGCCACAACTGTGTACATTTTGACCTTTCATTTGTGTAATAACATTTCATTATGATTAACCTAATTTAAAAAGATTGAAAGACACACGAACAGAGTTTTCTTTGTTGTTATAAACGAGAGGAGGAACTAATGGCTCACAGAGAATTATTGTCAGCTAGATTTGATCAAAAAATCTTTTCTAGTGTCCCTTTAAATCGGctagtgtatttatttatttatcgaTTTGGGTAAAACGTAAAACCACGACATCAACATTGAACTTCCATGTGTCCATCCgcagttttattttacttatAATAAAAATCACAAGTTGTTTTCTGTTGTCGGTTCGGATCATAACAGTCTTGCTATTGGTCACCGTCACTCGCCACCCGAACCCTGTGTGTCCTTACAGCAGAGAGCACCCAGGACATTTTGGGGAGCATATGGGTCCCGGGGCAGCGCTCCAAACCCAGCTGGGGTGGTAACggctgccctgtgtgtgtgtgtgtgtgtgtgtgtgtgtgtgtgtgtgtgtgtgtgtgtgcgtgtgcgttgtCGTCACAAGTTCTTGTAAGTAATATTTAAATACCACATTCGTAAAGCCCATATTcaatattaaatgtttattattattagctgtGAGTGATTTAATCCGCCCATAATAAACGAAGCGAATTTACGccattttgaaaatatttgtaTCTAACGTGAGTGATATTACATGTTTCTGTCAAAAGAACTGTTAAACGGAGGTCGACATCATAAACCACCTGAACTTTGACGCCGGTCTCCTGCTGCCATGCAGACGCATCATCCATGACTTTATTTAGAAAGAAGAAAAGTCCTTTAGCAACATTTGGCAACAAGTTGACCAACTGCTAAATTCGCACGTTTCATGAGGACAGGAGAGACCGAAAATAACTGCACTAAACTGGAGTTTGCTGGTGGTGCTTGACGTTCCTATTCATTAAGTCACCAAGTCTCTTCATTTTGTATGCACTCAACCAACAAAACTGcagaatgtgtttatttacaacTTTATGCTGCGATATTATCAAATGTCTAGTATATTTTACTTGATAGTACACTATGTTACCCCAAGTACTGCGTGTAGGACCAGACGGGGAGCTCTCCGCGGTGCTGAAACGCACTTTCTTTCTAACGTCGTGTCTTAACGGTCAGGATGACATGGAGCTGATCATTGCCCGTCTGACCTTGGGTcttagcatcatcatcatcacatttatttgtttttataaccATGCTTTGTGTGTCCAGAACCTTTTCGTCTGAAAATTATTCAGACCATCCATTCCatatccatccattcattttccaagccgcttattacTAATCAGAGTCATTTTAATTCGTTTCAAAAACTAATGACTCATCTTTCACTGGGTGTGTAAGTACATGAACTTTATTTTGTATGTGTGAAAAATCAGGTTGCACAGTctcatttattgtcattttattttaccACACAGTTTGTTGAATACAAAGTTGAAAGACTTGAATTTtatgaaaaagcaaaaaaattcaAAAACCAAAATTCAGCAACACATGGgatctttcatttttttatagactattaacattaaatacaaaacaacacaatagtgtaataataataataataataataataataataataataataataataataataataataataataataataataataataataataataaacaaatgtacTCAGCATAGCAGATTgcaactgaaaataaaatgttttaaccaagctttaatttgaaattaaagTACAGTGATATTGCTCAGTTGAAGGACATGAGTCGTGTGAACAAATTACAGTaaaaacctaaataaaaaaagtctgaTTTCATTGTAGTTTGACATTTTTTGTAGGCTGGTTAATTTTTACACGCCCACCTACGGtcagagtcagtgtgtgtgtgtgtgtgtgtgtgtgtgtgtgtgtgtgtgtgtgtgtgtgtgtgtgtgtgtgtgtgtgtgtgtgtgtgtgtgcgcgcgcgcgtgtgcagCGACAGTGCTGATGTGTGTTTCTGGGCCTTGCTGCCTCGCTCTGTGGTCTCGTTTGGGTTTTGCATAGATGCGAAACGAGTGATTTGCTGGAGAACCTTTTCGGCTGTTTCGTTAGGAAACAACCCAACTAGGACATTTCTGTCAGGTACGGGAGAGTTAACTGTGATCGCTGATTTACGTCTAATTTCACAATATTGGAAAATGAGTGGGCGTCTGGGTGTCGCTGTAGCCAGTGATGTAGTGGTACATACAGAAGTGGGGAAACTTTCCGGTCATCAAAATGCAAACAACCaccaatacaaatacaaatcacATAAAAACATCTATACTGTGAAATTCGTTTATCGCTGGGGTTTGATATGATTTGTTCATAAAATCTCCTCTTAAAGATTGATATCAGCCTCAAGCGGTGTGTTTTGCGCCCTGCGTACAGAGCTCTCCACTACATCCCTGACTAAAGCAACCCGAAGGTTCAACACTGAAACTTGAAGGAGAAACACCAGAGTCAGGGAAGGGCACGCCTTTCACATTGCTAAACCCTAGCGGGCAGGCTCGTCCGCGAACTGTGCCGCCGTGGACAGATTGTTGATTGCAACAAACCTCACAATAGGTTTTTCgttttaattgtgtaaaaacgCGTTGAGTTCATCGTACACAGGGGCCCGTTCGTGGTGTAAGTGCATGTCGTGGTAAGGCAGGACGTTTTCAGAGTGAATGCCGCTCCGGGCCCCTGAAGAGCCAAACACCAGGTTGTGGGCCCCGCTGGGCCTGGAGCCAGGCAGGCCGGAGTAATGCATAGAGTAGTGGTACCCCTTCTCGTTGTCGGGGGACGCAGAACCTTGGTGCTTCAGAGAAAAGTTGCCGTTGACGCAGAGCGGCGGGCTGAGGGGCCCCTCATACTCGGGGCTGTTATACTCCGGGGACCCGCTCCCACCGTACAGAGAGTCGTAAGCTGAGCAGTAGCCGTGCGTCCTCAAGGGGTGCGAGTTCGAGCCCGGCGGACAGTGGGGGCTGGATAGACGTGCGCACTGGTAGGGGTAGGAATGCATGGAGAACGAGCCGGAGCCGTATCTGCCGCCGTCCGGACACTGCTGCTCGGTTAGGAAGTTACGGGAGTTGAGCTGCAGGCAGCCCGCCACCAGGTTGGTCGTGGGCTGGGACAGTCCTTTGCACAGAGTCTGGACATAGGACACGAGGTCGGGCCTTTTCCCGGAGCGCAATATCTCCGACAGCGCCCAGATATAGTTCTTGGCCAATCGCAGCGTCTCTATTTTGGACAACTTTTGCGTTTTGGAATAGCAGGGGACCACTTTACGCAGATTGTCCAGTGCAGAATTCAGGTCGTGCATGCGGGTTCTCTCTCTTGCGTTGGCTTTTATCCGCCTTAGTTTGGAGCGCTCGATGCGGGCCTGGGTCATTTTGCGCTTCTTGGGGCCCCTTTTCTTGGGTCTGTCCCCCTCTGTGTCCTCTCCTTCGTCCTCTTCCTCGACCTCATCgtcctcatcatcttcaccgGCGTGTTCGGAATGGGTCCGGCTGCCTCCTCTCAGTTCGGAGGCGTCCAGGTCGTCCTGGGTGTCCTGGTCGTCATCTTTAATCTTTGAATCGTCGCCGTCGCTGTCCTCCGCCCAGCCGGAGTATTTCTGCACGTCGGGGAGCAGCGAAGGGTCACTGAAAAACCTCGTCAACATTTTGGCTCtggggaaagaggaagaaaatggAATATAAGCAGATATGCACAAGTttagataataataaaaataaaaacaagaagaaaacaggaTGACCGTATGAGGTTAATATTTCAGACgtcacacaaacaaatcatGCCCCCCAAAAATAATATGAGCCTCAAGTAAATAATTGTGCTAATACATTTTCAGTATATCTAGTTTTAATAGTGacccttcacaataaaatacatttgagtCACTATAGGACTTTAAAAAAGCCAAcgataaaaagaaagaaatcagtCTTTA
It encodes:
- the LOC114860925 gene encoding neurogenic differentiation factor 2-like, with translation MLTRFFSDPSLLPDVQKYSGWAEDSDGDDSKIKDDDQDTQDDLDASELRGGSRTHSEHAGEDDEDDEVEEEDEGEDTEGDRPKKRGPKKRKMTQARIERSKLRRIKANARERTRMHDLNSALDNLRKVVPCYSKTQKLSKIETLRLAKNYIWALSEILRSGKRPDLVSYVQTLCKGLSQPTTNLVAGCLQLNSRNFLTEQQCPDGGRYGSGSFSMHSYPYQCARLSSPHCPPGSNSHPLRTHGYCSAYDSLYGGSGSPEYNSPEYEGPLSPPLCVNGNFSLKHQGSASPDNEKGYHYSMHYSGLPGSRPSGAHNLVFGSSGARSGIHSENVLPYHDMHLHHERAPVYDELNAFLHN